The DNA region GGAGAGCCTCGGCGTGCGGACGGTGTTCCTCGTCGGCATGCCGGGCCTGGGAAGGGAACTCGAAGATGCCGGTCTCGAGCTTCGCGAGGGGCCACCCGTGGATGCAGTCCTCGTAGCCCGCGATACGCAGTTCACGTTCGACAAACTGACAACCGCGCAGCAGGCCGTTTTCGCCGGTGCACGCCTGTTCGCGACCAACCGCGACCCCGTCTACCCGGTCGAGGAGGGACTCATGCCTGGCAGCGGACCCATAGTGGCTGCCGTGGAGACGGCCACCATGCGAAGCGCTAAGACCTTCGGAAAGCCGGAACCGGAGATGATCCTTTTCGCGCTCGAGAGCCTTGGGGTGCCCCGCGAAGAGGCGCTCATGGTCGGTGACCGGCTCGACACCGACATCCTGTGTGCAAAGCGAGCAGGCATTGCATCGGCGCTGGTGCTCACGGGCGTAACTTCGCCAGAAGAGGCCGAAGCAGCACCGGACGAGATGCGCCCCGACTGGATAATCAGCCGCTTGCCGGAAGTTCTGCCTTCTTCGTAGCCACTACCGCAACGCCCTCGCCCTTAGTGGCCCCGTGCTTGCGCGCGAGAGCAGCCTTAACCAATCCCGCAAACAGCGGGGCGGGGCGGTTCGGCCTGGACTTGAACTCCGGATGGAACTGGCACCCGATGAAGTAGGGGTGATCCGGCAACTCAGCAATCTCGACGAGACGGTAATCCGGTGAGACCCCACTGAACTGCATCCCAGCGGCACTCAGCGTCTCCCGATAGTCATTGTTCACTTCGTATCGGTGCCGGTGCCGCTCGTGTATCAGCGTGTGGCCGTATAAGCGGTGGGCCAGGCTGTTGCGCGAGAGCCTGCAGGGGTAGCTACCGAGCCGCATGGTCGCACCCTTCTCCGTCACGCCATGCTGGTCCGCCATCAGATGAATAACAGGGTGCTTCGTGCCCTCATCCACCTCGATGGTGTTCGCGTCCTTCAGCCCGCACACGTTCCTCGCGAACTCGATAATGGCCATCTGAAGTCCGTAGCAGAGACCCAGGAACGGGATACCATGCTCACGGGCGTGCCGTATCGCACTGATCTTGCCTTCCACGCCCCTTGCCCCGAACCCGGGTGCGACGATGAGGCCGTCCAACCCCGTAAGCACCTCCTCCGGTTCGGCGTTTTCCAAATCGTCGCTCTCGATCCACCGGATGCCCACCCGGCAGTTGTTGGGCACCCCCGCGTGCGCTAGCGATTCCGCGATGCTCTTGTACGCGTCGCCGTTATTCGTGTACTTGCCGACGACGCCTATCAGACATGACTCGGCGGGGTCTTTCAGCACGCTCACCATGTGCTGCCATTCGGTGAGGTCCGGCTCGGCGGTTGGCAGGGCTAGTCGTCGGCAAATCAACTCACCCAATCCCGCCTCGTCCATCCGCAGCGGAACTTCGTAAATGG from Fimbriimonadia bacterium includes:
- a CDS encoding HAD-IIA family hydrolase, translated to MRRFAAYLFDLDGVIYRGSMLLPGALETVNTLTSTAKVAFLTNNAGRHREEFAERLRSMGLPATMDNVFSSGLVAARALESLGVRTVFLVGMPGLGRELEDAGLELREGPPVDAVLVARDTQFTFDKLTTAQQAVFAGARLFATNRDPVYPVEEGLMPGSGPIVAAVETATMRSAKTFGKPEPEMILFALESLGVPREEALMVGDRLDTDILCAKRAGIASALVLTGVTSPEEAEAAPDEMRPDWIISRLPEVLPSS
- a CDS encoding CTP synthase, whose product is MRNYVFVTGGVVSGIGKGIAAASIGRLLRNRGFAVTPVKLDPYINVDAGTMNPYQHGEVFVTDDGTETDLDLGHYERFIDVSCTRSSSITTGTVYAEVIQKERRGDYLGATVQVIPHVTDEIKQRIVKVGEESNADIVIAEIGGTVGDIEGLPFLEAIRQFKKDVGPTNVLYVHVTLIPHIAPWGEVKTKPTQHSVIRLREIGITPDILACRTDVPLSDEVREKLALFCDVAPEGVLELRTVDTIYEVPLRMDEAGLGELICRRLALPTAEPDLTEWQHMVSVLKDPAESCLIGVVGKYTNNGDAYKSIAESLAHAGVPNNCRVGIRWIESDDLENAEPEEVLTGLDGLIVAPGFGARGVEGKISAIRHAREHGIPFLGLCYGLQMAIIEFARNVCGLKDANTIEVDEGTKHPVIHLMADQHGVTEKGATMRLGSYPCRLSRNSLAHRLYGHTLIHERHRHRYEVNNDYRETLSAAGMQFSGVSPDYRLVEIAELPDHPYFIGCQFHPEFKSRPNRPAPLFAGLVKAALARKHGATKGEGVAVVATKKAELPASG